The sequence CCCCCGCAGATCGACATCTCCCGCCGCGGCGGCACCTACACTCTGGAAACCGAGCAGTGGCTGCCGCGAGCCCCGGAGGAACTGTTTCCGTTCTATGCCGACGCCCACAACCTAGAGCGCCTCACCCCGCCGCTGCTGCGCTTTCGGGTGATCACGCCGAAGCCGATCGAGATGGCCGCAGGCACGCTGATCGACTACCGGCTGCGCCTGCGCGGCATCCCGGTAGGCTGGCGCACCCGCATCCTCGCCTGGGAGCCACCGCACCGCTTCATCGACGAGCAGATCCGTGGTCCCTATCAGCTTTGGCACCACGAACACACCTTCGCACCGCAGGGTGACGGCACGCGGGTCATCGACAAAGTGAACTACCGCATGCTGTGCGGATGGATCGCCCATCCGCTGATGGTGGGCCGGGACGTGCGCGAGATCTTCCGCTTCCGCGCCGAAGCGCTGTGGGAGATTTTCGGCGAGGCGACCTAGCGAACCAGATGCGCGTGGTAGGGTCTGCGGGTTTTCCGCCATGTCCGCCCGCGCCCAGACCGTCCTCGGCTTCTTCGTCTTCACCCTGGCGGTCTACATC is a genomic window of Acidobacteriota bacterium containing:
- a CDS encoding SRPBCC family protein translates to MPFDPPQIDISRRGGTYTLETEQWLPRAPEELFPFYADAHNLERLTPPLLRFRVITPKPIEMAAGTLIDYRLRLRGIPVGWRTRILAWEPPHRFIDEQIRGPYQLWHHEHTFAPQGDGTRVIDKVNYRMLCGWIAHPLMVGRDVREIFRFRAEALWEIFGEAT